TTCTTGGTGTATAGCCAGATGAGGAATACACTTACCGCGGCAATGCTCCAGAAAGGAATGTTCCATTGCTGAAATACATACGTATAAAGTACAAGGCAAACCAGATAAAGCTTTGCTGCAGCTCCTGTCAGGCGGGAAAGCAAGAAGAAAGAGGCGCCTGTTTTATAAGCGCGGTTGCCAATTCGCGTACCTAAATAAGTATATATGCTGGTAAGATTCAGTTTGTAATACAGGGGAAGGAGTACATGAGCAACGACAAGATAACCAAAGAAAAATCCAAAGGCAGTCTGCATATAAGTCATATCAATACCCCGAACCATTCCCGGAACAGAAACAAAAGTCACCCCCGAAATAGAAGCGCCAATCATTCCAAACGATACTACATACCATGGCGATTTATTTTCTCCTTTGAAAAAAGCAGCGTTGCTGCCTCCTTTTCTTCCCGTGAGGCGGGCTATAATCAGCAGAATTCCGAAATAAAGAACTATGGTCAGTAATATATAGTAACTGTTCATAAATTACAATTTGAATGCGCAAAGGTAGGAATTTATTTTCTATCTTTGCGTTGTCAATAGAGAAATGTATATATGAATCAACAATATCCATCGGCTTTGCTTGAGAAAGCGGTAGGGGAATTTGCTAAATTACCGGGTATCGGAAGGAAGACGGCTATGCGACTGGTACTTCATCTTTTACGTCAGGAATCATCTGCCGTTGAGGCTTTCGGTAATGCCATCGTGACATTGAAAAGAGAGGTGAAGTATTGCAAGGTATGTCACAATATTTCTGATACGGATACCTGTCAGATCTGTGCCAATCCGCTACGGGATGCTTCTGTAATCTGTGTGGTGGAGAATATTCGCGATGTGATGGCAGTGGAAGCTACTCAGCAATTCAAGGGTTTATACCATGTGTTGGGTGGAGTAATCTCGCCCATGGATGGCGTCGGGCCCAGTGATTTGCAGATAGAAAGTCTTGTGAAACGGGTGGAAGACGGAGTAGTGAAGGAGGTAATCCTTGCATTGAGCTCTACAATGGAAGGAGACACAACCAACTTTTATATATTTCGCAAACTGGCAAAAGCAAGTGTGAAGTTAAGCGTTATTGCTCGGGGAATCTCCATTGGCGATGAACTGGAATACACAGATGAAGTGACTTTGGGACGCTCCATAGCAAACCGGACACTATTTACTGGAACAGTATAATTAATAAAAACGAAATGGACATACAAATTAAAGCGGTAACCCGCACCATGCAAATACAATACGCTTTTTATATTACTATTGCTATTCTACTGGTCGGTCTATATCAGTCGGATCTTATTCTGGAAGGGACTTATGCAGGCGACTTTGGAATGCAATACATCTTAGAGACAATAGGTATTCTTACTACCATTGCTCTTGTTCCTTTATCTCTGAAAATATTTAGTGTGAAACTAAACAAGAAAATAAAGATGGCCGGGTTTGAAAATGCTCTGAAACTTTATCGGCAGTGGAGCAGCGTTCGACTAATGATTATTGCTTTTATTACCTATTTGAATATAATGATTTATTATATGACTCTGAACAGTATCGGAGGACTTTGTGCGCTGATTGGTCTTACAGCTTCAATATTCTGTTTGCCAGGCGAAAGAAAGTTACGTGAAGAATTGAATTTAGTTACAAATAAAGAAGAAAATAAAGAAGAAATATGATTATTGCAGTAGATTTTGATGGAACCATCGTAGAACATGAATATCCTAGAATAGGAAAGGAAATTCCATTTGCCATTGATACATTGAAAAAACTTCAGGAAGATCAACACAGACTGATTATGTGGAGTGTTCGTGAAGGACATTTGCTGGAAGAAGCTATAGAATTTTGTCGTGAACGCGGATTGGAGTTTTATGCCGCTAACAAAGATTTTCCGGAAGAACATGGCCGTGGTAAAGGTTATTCCCGCAAACTGAAAGCGGATCTTTTCATAGACGATCGTAATCTGGGCGGTTTGCCAGACTGGGGAGTGATTTATCAGATGATAAAGAATGGCTCTTACAGATGCGGTGGTTTTGAAAATGTACAGGAAAGAACACCGAGAGCCAAACGTGGAAGTGGAAAGAAAAATATCTTCTTACGTATTGGCGAAGCTATTGATAATCATAGCAACGATTAATAATATCATATAGAATATGAAATTAACCTTTTTGATACCTCCAGTGTTAGATGGGGAAAAACCCGCTGAACGGACTGCCGGATGCACTCGTGTAGTGGTTGCTGCCCCCAATATCTATGAGCTGACAGTGGTGGCATTACTTGAAAAGGAAGGTTATAAAAACATATTCTATAAAGATTTTGTTTATAATAAGGAAACGACTTCTGATTTTGCGAACTTTCTCAAAGGAGACAATAGCGACGTTTATTATATCTGGACTGTAAACCTCTCCATAAACAATGACTTAATTGCATTAGAGATGATTAGAAAATATCATCCAACCTCTTTCGTCGTGTTTATGGGACCTGGTCCAACTTTTTTTATAGATAAATGTTTGAAAAGCGGTTATGAGATTGTGGTGAGAGGGGAACCGGAGATAATTGTACGCGATTGGACAAATGCTTTGCGTGATGGTCAAGATTGGGAATTGGTTGCCGGAATTTCGTTTCTTAAAAAAGGTGTTAAGGTAGATAATGCTTCTGCTCCTTTAATGAAAGAGTTAGATGCCCTTCCTTTTCCTGCACGTCATTTTATAAACGACAAAGTATACAGGAATCCTAAGTTGAAGCTAACTCCCTATACAACAATAGTGACTTCTCGTAACTGTCCTTTTAAATGTATCTATTGTGTACCAAGCTCTTTGACATTTGCCCGGGAAATAGAATTTAAGAAAGAGCATAACAAGAAACCTTTCATCTCTTTTCGCTCAATAGAAAGCGTGGATGCAGAACTAAAAGAACTGTACGAGCAAGGATATAAGGCGATTGGGTTTATGGATGATAATTTCATCTGGACAGAAGAACGCACGGTGGCTTTGTGTGATGTTATTCACAAATATAATTTTAAATGGGGATGTCAGGCACGGGTTGATGCAATTACAGAAAATATAGCCAAGGCTTTGAGTAATTCCGGATGTGGCTATGTGGACCTTGGAGTAGAATCTTTTAATGATGAAATTCTGGCCTTTATTAAAAAGGGAATTACTCGTAAACAGATTTATAGTGCCATCAAATTATTGAAAAAGTACCATATTCCTGTCAAATTGAATATATTGATTGGAACCAGTCCGCTTGAAACGAAAGAAACACTGAAAGATACACTGAAACGGGCGAAAGCTTTGCGAGTGGATCAAATCATGTTTAATATAGTTTCTCCATTCCCGGGAACCGAGTTTTACAAACTGGCTAAAGAGAATAATTGGATTCTTACCGGTGATTATGTTCCAACGGATGTGCAACGGGAATCTATCTTAAATTATCCTCATTTGTCATCTAAAGAAATGGAGAGAATCTTATTTCAGAATAATCTGAGATATTTCCTTTCTCCCTATTTTATTGTTAGTCAGATGCGGCGTTTCTCTAGCTTTAAAGAGTTTATATATGCTCTGAAAGTTTTGAAAATTAAACTATTTGGCTGATTATGATGTTGTCTATTGTCATAATTACATGGAATTCACTTGAGCTTTTGCAAGATTGTATTTCCTCTTTAGATGTTGTCCGGCAATCGGAGGATGTAGAGGTTTTGTTGGTTGATAATGGATCCAAAGATGATTCTGTCTCTTTCATAAGCCAACATTATCCCTCAGTTAAAATCATAGAACTGGGAGAGAATAAAGGGGTGGCGTATGCCCGTAACAGAGGCATTGAACAATCTTCCGGGGAGTACTTGCTTCTGCTTGATAATGATACAATTGCTAATGAACAGGCGATTGAGGGCATGCTTCAGTTTCTGAAAAATCATTCAGATGTGGGCATTTGTGGCTGTAAATTGATGGATAATAATCAGGTACAGGAAAGCTATAAATCTTATCCCGGGATTGTTGTGAAGATTAAGAATCTGCTAAATTGTCAAAGTAAGCATTCAGTTCTTGAAACTGCACAAACTAACTCTGAAGTAATAGAGCCCGTATATCTTATAGGAGCTTGCCAAATGATTCGCCGGGAATTAATAAATGATATTGGGCTGTTAGATGAAAAGATCTTTTATGGCCCTGAAGATGCTGATTTCTGTCTGCGGGCAAGAAATGCCGGATGGAGAGTTTGTTATTTACCTCAGTATTCCATCATACATCATTGGCAGAGGCTCACTAATAAAAAACTATTTTCTTTATTGGCTTATAAACATATTCATGCATTGTTTTATTTTTATTGGAAACATAAGCGCTTATTTTAATAATGAAACCAACATATTTAAACAACGAACAAATTTATCTTCGTGCAGTAGAGCCCGAAGATCTTGATATTATGTATAACATGGAAAACAATCCATCTTCCTGGGATGTGAGTTGTTTTACCGTGCCCTATTCCCGTTATGTTCTCAAACAATATATTCAGGCTTCTCAGAGCGACATCTATGCCGATAAGCAATTGCGCCTGATGATTATTAATCGTCTGGACAATCAGGTGGTTGGAACAATTGACCTTACGGACTTTGTTCCTTTGCATGGGCGGGCAGGAGTGGGCATTGCGGTGAAAAATGAATTTCGCCAACAAGGCATTGCCCGCCAGGCATTAGAACTGCTTGTCAGTTATTCTTTTGAATTTTTGCATTTAAGGCAACTGTATGTGTATGTGTCTGTGAAGAATGAAGCAAGCCGGAAACTTTTTTGCTCTTGTGGCTTTACTCAAACAGGGATTCTTAAAGACTGGCTTCGTGTAAAAGAGGAATACGAAGATGTCTTCTTTATGCAGCTAATAAATTTAGTTTAAAGAAGGAGTGATTGGGAAACGTGACCAGGTTTCATATTTCCCGCCTAAATTGCCCAAGGCTTTTTTCCACATATTTTTAATTTCGTCAATCATCAGACTGGCGATCTCTCCTTTTCCTATCATCCAGGTGTTGTCTTCAATCTCTTGATTCAGCTGTCCGTCTTGCCATCCGGAATAACCAAGGAAGAAGCGGATATTACCTTCCAACTGATTGCCTTGAAGAACGTAACGTTTTATTTCATTGAAATTACCGTTGAGGTACAGTCCCCCTCCAATAGCAAGAGCACCTTCAACGTCTTTCAATGTGTGTAAATAGAATAGCGTATCCGTTCCCATCGGTCCTCCTTTGTAAAGAGGAATGTCTTCTAAGTATTTAAACTCATTCACCACGTCGTTCAGCTTCATGGGCAGTAGCTTATTCATAATAAGTCCCATGGATCCTTCTTTTGTATGGTCAACAAGAAGGACAACCGAACGACCAAAATTTGTATCGCGCAAAAAAGGCTCGGAGATAAGAATCTTTCCCCGGGAAGGAATTGCGTTGTTTGATACAATCTTGAAATAGTCCTGGTTTCTTTCCATCATAATAAAATTGTTATTACATTAAGAGTCTGTGGATACATGCCCCTAATATAATAACAATTATATCATTTCAAAGATTTTATCTGTTATTTTTTGCTTACCGGATTGTTTTTTTCAAATAATAGCATTCTTTCCTCTAACTGATCATATTGGTGATCTTTTATAAAAGAAGTACAGGCTCTAAGCCCTTCCTGGTTGCTACCAGTGGTTACCAGCGATATGGCACTGACGCCATAATACATTAATTCTTTCATCAATTCTCCACTTTTCATGCCCGGATAGCCTATTGTGAAGTAAAAACCATCGGCAACAGGTTCATTCAGATCCTTGTCGTATACAATATAGAACCCATGACGCAGGAAGATATCTTTTAATTTACGGGCGCGTTCACCGTAAACACTTACTTCTTTCAGAAAATTATATTTTCCTTCATTTGCAGCTTTCAGCATTGCTGCCATGGCATATTGAGCAGAGTGACTGGTTCCCGATGAAAGAGCATAAAGAACCCGGTGAACAAATACACTACCAAAAGTTCCTCCTCCATATCTTTTTACAAACCCTGGATAAGTCTTGTTATATAATGAGTTGGAAATACAGCTCACTCCAATCCGCTGACCTGCATAACTAAATGCTTTTGATCCGGAAATCAGCAAAATGTAATTATCTGTATAGTGTGCTACTGTTGGCTGGTAAGGAGCCTGATATGGAACACTTAGATCTGTGCGGAAATCCATGGCGAAATAGGCCAGGTCTTCCAGGACAATAATGTCATATTTAGTAGCCAGTTCTCCAATAGTCTTCAGCTCTTCCTCTTTAAGGCACACCCAACTAGGATTATTGGGGTTAGAATAAATAATGGCTGAGATGTTTCCCTTATTTAGATAGCTTTCCAGCTTGTCGTGTAACTTATCTCCCCGGTAATCATAAACGTCGAATGTTTCATATTTAGCTCCCATTACCGCAAGTTGCTGCTTTTGTACAGGAAATCCAGGATCAATAAAAAGAATAGTATCTTTTTTCTCGTCACATTGACTGCACACCATGAAAGAAGCATAAGTTCCCTGCATGGAACCGGTAACCGGAATACATCCTTCCGGATTAATATCTACATTAATGAATGCCTTTACAAAATTTGCAGCCTCTTTCTTTAATTCCGGCAGGCCATTTATGTCTGGATATAAACTGGCAATTCCATTTTGCAAAGCTTCTATTTCTGCTTTTACCCCCACGGTAGAAGGAGGAAGTCCGGGAACTCCCATTTCCATTTTTATATATTCAACGCCCGAAAGCTCTTCAGCTTTTGCAGCAATAGCTTTTACTTCACGAATTGTTGCCTTGGATAAATCGGCAATATGCATTTCTTTGATTGCTTCATCAACGAATTTGCAGTCGATAGGTGTTTCTTTCATCAGTCTCTTATGTTATTTTTGTGTTATTTTAATGGTTTTGCAAATATACATAATAAATCTCAACCCTCCTTGGGTTTTACTTTGCAAAATAATGTACAATATAACTCATTCATAATCAGTGATAGTATAAAATAGTTTAAAAATAATTCATCAAAAGTGTTGCAGAATTCAAAAAATGCCCTACCTTTGCATCGCAATCGAGAGAGAATGCAAAACAAAAAATAATGGTGCGTTAGTTCAGTTGGTTAGAATACATGCCTGTCACGCATGGGGTCACGAGTTCGAGTCTCGTACGCACCGCTTCAGAAATAGTCCTAAAAGCAATAGCTTTTAGGACTATTTCTTTTTTATGAGAATTTTACTATAATGATGGATTGTGGTTTGGTTCTAGTTCTTTATTTGTGAATTACTGATTTTAAAGATCTCTTTCCAAATACTCTTTTTTAAAAATATTCACGAAAAGAATAAAGAGCGATAACATTAAAGGTCCGATAATTACTCCTAGAAAACCAAACAACGATAATCCTATAAAAACTCCGAATATTGTGATTAAAGGGTGTGTGTTAGCAAGCTTCTTTTGTAATATGAAACGCAATAAGTTGTCTATATTAGTAGTGAAGATAATTGAATAGGCGCCAAGTCCGATAGCATGTTCCCAGTCTCCTGTTAATGCAAAATATGCAACAAGCGGCGCCCAGATTAATCCAATACCTACAACCGGAATAATTGATGCTATACAACTTAGAAAACCAAAGAGAAGAGGGTTAGGAGTTGCAAAAATTATATATCCAATTGTTGCAGTTCCTCCTT
This genomic interval from uncultured Bacteroides sp. contains the following:
- the recR gene encoding recombination mediator RecR; the protein is MNQQYPSALLEKAVGEFAKLPGIGRKTAMRLVLHLLRQESSAVEAFGNAIVTLKREVKYCKVCHNISDTDTCQICANPLRDASVICVVENIRDVMAVEATQQFKGLYHVLGGVISPMDGVGPSDLQIESLVKRVEDGVVKEVILALSSTMEGDTTNFYIFRKLAKASVKLSVIARGISIGDELEYTDEVTLGRSIANRTLFTGTV
- a CDS encoding radical SAM protein, translating into MKLTFLIPPVLDGEKPAERTAGCTRVVVAAPNIYELTVVALLEKEGYKNIFYKDFVYNKETTSDFANFLKGDNSDVYYIWTVNLSINNDLIALEMIRKYHPTSFVVFMGPGPTFFIDKCLKSGYEIVVRGEPEIIVRDWTNALRDGQDWELVAGISFLKKGVKVDNASAPLMKELDALPFPARHFINDKVYRNPKLKLTPYTTIVTSRNCPFKCIYCVPSSLTFAREIEFKKEHNKKPFISFRSIESVDAELKELYEQGYKAIGFMDDNFIWTEERTVALCDVIHKYNFKWGCQARVDAITENIAKALSNSGCGYVDLGVESFNDEILAFIKKGITRKQIYSAIKLLKKYHIPVKLNILIGTSPLETKETLKDTLKRAKALRVDQIMFNIVSPFPGTEFYKLAKENNWILTGDYVPTDVQRESILNYPHLSSKEMERILFQNNLRYFLSPYFIVSQMRRFSSFKEFIYALKVLKIKLFG
- a CDS encoding glycosyltransferase family 2 protein, whose product is MMLSIVIITWNSLELLQDCISSLDVVRQSEDVEVLLVDNGSKDDSVSFISQHYPSVKIIELGENKGVAYARNRGIEQSSGEYLLLLDNDTIANEQAIEGMLQFLKNHSDVGICGCKLMDNNQVQESYKSYPGIVVKIKNLLNCQSKHSVLETAQTNSEVIEPVYLIGACQMIRRELINDIGLLDEKIFYGPEDADFCLRARNAGWRVCYLPQYSIIHHWQRLTNKKLFSLLAYKHIHALFYFYWKHKRLF
- a CDS encoding GNAT family protein, which codes for MKPTYLNNEQIYLRAVEPEDLDIMYNMENNPSSWDVSCFTVPYSRYVLKQYIQASQSDIYADKQLRLMIINRLDNQVVGTIDLTDFVPLHGRAGVGIAVKNEFRQQGIARQALELLVSYSFEFLHLRQLYVYVSVKNEASRKLFCSCGFTQTGILKDWLRVKEEYEDVFFMQLINLV
- a CDS encoding YqgE/AlgH family protein codes for the protein MERNQDYFKIVSNNAIPSRGKILISEPFLRDTNFGRSVVLLVDHTKEGSMGLIMNKLLPMKLNDVVNEFKYLEDIPLYKGGPMGTDTLFYLHTLKDVEGALAIGGGLYLNGNFNEIKRYVLQGNQLEGNIRFFLGYSGWQDGQLNQEIEDNTWMIGKGEIASLMIDEIKNMWKKALGNLGGKYETWSRFPITPSLN
- a CDS encoding pyridoxal phosphate-dependent aminotransferase, with translation MKETPIDCKFVDEAIKEMHIADLSKATIREVKAIAAKAEELSGVEYIKMEMGVPGLPPSTVGVKAEIEALQNGIASLYPDINGLPELKKEAANFVKAFINVDINPEGCIPVTGSMQGTYASFMVCSQCDEKKDTILFIDPGFPVQKQQLAVMGAKYETFDVYDYRGDKLHDKLESYLNKGNISAIIYSNPNNPSWVCLKEEELKTIGELATKYDIIVLEDLAYFAMDFRTDLSVPYQAPYQPTVAHYTDNYILLISGSKAFSYAGQRIGVSCISNSLYNKTYPGFVKRYGGGTFGSVFVHRVLYALSSGTSHSAQYAMAAMLKAANEGKYNFLKEVSVYGERARKLKDIFLRHGFYIVYDKDLNEPVADGFYFTIGYPGMKSGELMKELMYYGVSAISLVTTGSNQEGLRACTSFIKDHQYDQLEERMLLFEKNNPVSKK